In the Fusarium oxysporum f. sp. lycopersici 4287 chromosome 9, whole genome shotgun sequence genome, one interval contains:
- a CDS encoding hypothetical protein (At least one base has a quality score < 10) has protein sequence MLKIQTAAVPPSIHSSRTIHDPSGDSPSASVRITSAASVQASDQQSSTTRADPAWGLMNGIVGTAPMGAMYVRALYDYEADDRTSLSFHEGDVIQVITQLESGWWDGVINGVRGWFPSNYCQLITSPDDIPDGAHNGTFDAVEDDAEDPEMYDDQYDQDDDSEQDGPIALPLEGTDGGDSSRADFWIPQATPDGRLFYYNMMTGDRSMELPLESPVSSNETGPRDRMNVNIPDKTRPPPEMMARGLTQDEDDEYLTSASEAEGDSSRLASRRSKHTKRASFGALSPSTSMDSINGASPVGRLRNGASSNGHLAAGQVPNIASATSFTSTTYNLPTTATVPRSFFDDGSTPSLSWTLLVSNMRRAIDRYREAIMNNNRSEYVAKAEDISDHLRLLLAAGSGTTDNHSGQPSIISTNKALYPHFRDMMSKFSKLVISSHIAAADWPNAESIQKCLQEADGVLMGVYSYVEVARQQRGEEIPRLFPGFVIGSNTGGSWQNNGLGPRDEITANFLEDEEGVVEPTAILDNKMLERLDEQKRILVSSIRELDKSLVVLEKIVTPYRHEVIGNNVCFAGGRVLDTFRQWIAMIESIDLSSLGNSFQTPQLADLGTHKQSLYDNISDLILGCQAVAGPLADEWSEVRGEALENRLEYVRQCARALETNSSHIGFSLQLLSEQVQINMQQHQAEVRPRENSFVRSTLQRGETMPYDRPHQRTESRTAPVRPPLITSQSFTEGEPAPGNMRRGDYSKVKKIFGEDPSPQVPVTEDTPEFLLLDYEHEVSWDSKTSPPTVKGGSLLALVEQLTRHDKLDSNFNNTFLLTYRSFTTARELFEMLIKRFNIQPPEGLSQADFEIWRDRKQKLIRFRVVNILKNWFDNFWMEDYNDESKQLVRDVYSFAKDTVKSTETPGSAPLMAVLDQRLSGKEAGARRMIQTVNQNTPTPIMPKNMKKLKFLDIDVVEFARQLTIVESRLYGKVKATECLNKTWQKKVPEGEPDLAPNVKALILHSNQMTNWVAEMILAQMEVKKRVVVIKHFVSVADRCRSLNNFSTLTSIISALGTAPIARLKRTWDQVPQRTHATLESMRRVMASTKNFGEYREALHAANPPCIPFFGTDPLSRKAGDRSQY, from the exons ATGCTCAAGATACAGACCGCCGCCGTGCCGCCAAGTATCCACTCTTCGCGCACTATCCACGACCCCTCCGGCGACTCACCGTCCGCTTCCGTGCGCATCACGTCTGCTGCCTCCGTTCAAGCTTCTGACCAACAATCCTCGACAACTCGGGCTGATCCCGCCTGGGGCCTCATGAACGGCATCGTCGGTACCGCCCCAATGGGGGCCATGTATGTCCGCGCCCTCTACGACTACGAGGCCGACGATCGCACTAGTCTCAGTTTCCACGAAGGAGATGTAATTCAAGTCATCACCCAGCTCGAGAGCGGCTGGTGGGATGGCGTTATAAATGGTGTTCGAGGCTGGTTCCCTAGCAACTACTGTCAGCTTATCACGAGTCCCGACGATATACCTGACGGCGCCCACAATGGAACCTTTGACGCTGTCGAGGATGATGCCGAAGATCCTGAGATGTACGACGACCAATATGACCAAGACGACGACTCCGAACAAGACGGCCCTATCGCGTTGCCCCTCGAGGGGACCGACGGAGGAGATAGTTCGAGGGCCGATTTTTGGATTCCACAAGCTACCCCCGACGGGCGCTTGTTCTATTACAATATGATGACAGGAGACCGCAGCATGGAACTGCCCCTGGAGTCTCCCGTATCTTCAAACGAGACTGGTCCACGAGATCGAATGAATGTCAATATCCCCGACAAAACCAGGCCACCTCCTGAGATGATGGCCCGTGGTTTGACTCAagatgaggacgacgagTATCTGACGTCCGCATCCGAGGCCGAGGGCGACTCATCTAGACTGGCCTCACGTCGTTCCAAG CATACTAAACGTGCCTCTTTCGGTGCCTTATCCCCATCAACTTCCATGGACTCCATCAATGGCGCATCGCCTGTTGGCCGTCTGCGAAATGGCGCCTCGTCCAATGGCCACCTTGCTGCAGGACAGGTCCCTAATATAGCATCCGCGACCTCTTTTACTAGCACCACCTATAACTTACCGACTACAGCTACAGTTCCTCGATCGTTTTTCGACGACGGCTCTACGCCTTCACTTAGCTGGACTCTTCTTGTCTCTAATATGCGACGTGCTATCGATCGGTATCGGGAAGCCATCATGAACAATAACCGCTCAGAATACGTAGCAAAAGCCGAAGACATATCTGACCATCTACGACTGCTACTTGCCGCTGGGTCAGGGACTACCGATAACCACTCTGGTCAGCCATCTATTATTTCAACGAACAAGGCTCTCTATCCTCACTTTCGAGACATGATGTCCAAATTCTCCAAGCTCGTAATCTCTTCTCATATAGCAGCTGCAGACTGGCCCAATGCCGAATCTATCCAGAAATGCCTCCAGGAAGCTGACGGAGTTCTCATGGGCGTATACAGCTATGTGGAAGTGGCTCGACAACAACGAGGCGAGGAAATTCCTCGACTCTTCCCAGGCTTTGTGATTGGTAGTAATACAGGTGGAAGTTGGCAAAACAACGGCTTGGGCCCTCGAGATGAAATCACAGCCAACTTCctcgaagatgaagagggcgTTGTAGAGCCAACTGCAATTCTCGACAACAAGATGCTTGAGCGACTGGACGAACAGAAGCGTATTTTGGTATCCAGCATCCGAGAGCTCGACAAGAGCCTGGTCGTCCTAGAGAAAATCGTTACACCCTACAGGCATGAAGTTATCGGAAACAATGTTTGTTTTGCCGGTGGTAGGGTACTCGACACATTCAGACAATGGATTGCCATGATCGAATCGATCGATTTGTCTTCCCTTGGCAACAGCTTCCAGACGCCTCAGTTAGCTGACCTCGGAACACACAAGCAGAGCCTTTACGACAATATCTCTGATCTTATTCTTGGATGTCAAGCTGTCGCCGGACCCTTGGCTGATGAATGGTCCGAAGTCCGTGGTGAAGCACTGGAAAACCGTCTGGAATATGTCAGACAATGTGCCAGAGCCCTGGAAACTAACTCTTCACATATCGGATTCTCACTTCAACTATTGTCTGAACAGGTTCAAATCAACATGCAACAACATCAGGCTGAAGTACGACCTCGGGAGAATTCTTTTGTTCGAAGCACCCTGCAACGAGGCGAGACAATGCCTTATGACCGACCACACCAGCGAACAGAATCAAGGACTGCTCCTGTACGACCGCCACTTATCACATCACAATCTTTCACCGAAGGCGAGCCTGCTCCTGGCAATATGCGCAGAGGCGATTattccaaggtcaagaagatatTTGGCGAAGATCCTTCGCCTCAAGTTCCAGTGACCGAAGATACACCAGAATTCTTACTCCTAGATTATGAACATGAAGTCTCCTGGGACAGCAAGACCTCACCACCTACTGTTAAGGGAGGATCtctccttgcccttgttgaACAGTTAACTCGTCACGACAAGCTCGATTCGAACTTCAACAATACCTTCCTTCTCACTTACCGATCATTCACAACAGCTCGGGAACTTTTCGAGATGCTTATCAAACGATTCAACATCCAACCGCCAGAAGGTCTGTCACAGGCGGATTTCGAGATTTGGAGGGACCGAAAGCAAAAGCTTATTCGCTTCCGTGTTGTTAACATTCTAAAGAATTGGTTCGATAATTTCTGGATGGAGGATTACAACGACGAGTCAAAACAACTTGTTCGTGATGTCTACAGTTTCGCTAAAGACACAGTCAAATCTACAGAAACTCCTGGTTCAGCACCCTTAATGGCGGTCCTTGATCAGAGGCTCAGTGGAAAGGAGGCTGGCGCTCGCAGGATGATTCAAACAGTGAACCAGAACACGCCAACGCCGATCATGCCCAAgaacatgaagaagctcaagttcTTGGATATTGACGTCGTTGAGTTTGCCCGCCAGCTCACCATTGTCGAATCCCGCTTGTACGGCAAGGTTAAGGCGACAGAATGTCTGAACAAGACGTGGCAGAAGAAGGTCCCTGAGGGCGAGCCTGATTTGGCCCCCAACGTTAAAGCGCTTATCCTCCACTCTAACCAGATGACCAACTGGGTCGCTGAGATGATTCTGGCGCAAATGGAAGTCAAGAAGCGAGTGGTTGTTATCAAGCACTTCGTTTCTGTTGCTGAC CGTTGCCGCTCCCTGAACAACTTCTCAACACTAACATCGATTATTTCCGCATTGGGCACTGCACCCATCGCTCGTCTTAAGCGAACATGGGACCAGGTACCCCAACGTACACACGCTACATTAGAATCGATGCGGCGGGTGATGGCAAGCACCAAGAACTTCGGAGAGTACCGAGAGGCTCTTCATGCAGCCAACCCCCCTTGTATCCCTTTCTTCGGTACGGACCCCCTTTCCCGAAAAGCAGGTGACAGATCACAGTACTGA
- a CDS encoding hypothetical protein (At least one base has a quality score < 10), which translates to MLKIQTAAVPPSIHSSRTIHDPSGDSPSASVRITSAASVQASDQQSSTTRADPAWGLMNGIVGTAPMGAMYVRALYDYEADDRTSLSFHEGDVIQVITQLESGWWDGVINGVRGWFPSNYCQLITSPDDIPDGAHNGTFDAVEDDAEDPEMYDDQYDQDDDSEQDGPIALPLEGTDGGDSSRADFWIPQATPDGRLFYYNMMTGDRSMELPLESPVSSNETGPRDRMNVNIPDKTRPPPEMMARGLTQDEDDEYLTSASEAEGDSSRLASRRSKHTKRASFGALSPSTSMDSINGASPVGRLRNGASSNGHLAAGQVPNIASATSFTSTTYNLPTTATVPRSFFDDGSTPSLSWTLLVSNMRRAIDRYREAIMNNNRSEYVAKAEDISDHLRLLLAAGSGTTDNHSGQPSIISTNKALYPHFRDMMSKFSKLVISSHIAAADWPNAESIQKCLQEADGVLMGVYSYVEVARQQRGEEIPRLFPGFVIGSNTGGSWQNNGLGPRDEITANFLEDEEGVVEPTAILDNKMLERLDEQKRILVSSIRELDKSLVVLEKIVTPYRHEVIGNNVCFAGGRVLDTFRQWIAMIESIDLSSLGNSFQTPQLADLGTHKQSLYDNISDLILGCQAVAGPLADEWSEVRGEALENRLEYVRQCARALETNSSHIGFSLQLLSEQVQINMQQHQAEVRPRENSFVRSTLQRGETMPYDRPHQRTESRTAPVRPPLITSQSFTEGEPAPGNMRRGDYSKVKKIFGEDPSPQVPVTEDTPEFLLLDYEHEVSWDSKTSPPTVKGGSLLALVEQLTRHDKLDSNFNNTFLLTYRSFTTARELFEMLIKRFNIQPPEGLSQADFEIWRDRKQKLIRFRVVNILKNWFDNFWMEDYNDESKQLVRDVYSFAKDTVKSTETPGSAPLMAVLDQRLSGKEAGARRMIQTVNQNTPTPIMPKNMKKLKFLDIDVVEFARQLTIVESRLYGKVKATECLNKTWQKKVPEGEPDLAPNVKALILHSNQMTNWVAEMILAQMEVKKRVVVIKHFVSVADRCRSLNNFSTLTSIISALGTAPIARLKRTWDQVPQRTHATLESMRRVMASTKNFGEYREALHAANPPCIPFFGVYLTDLTFIEDGIPSIIKKTNLINFAKRAKTAEVIRDIQQYQNVGYSLQPVPELQDYILNNMQAAGDVHEMYDKSLQVEPREREDEKIVRVLAESGFL; encoded by the exons ATGCTCAAGATACAGACCGCCGCCGTGCCGCCAAGTATCCACTCTTCGCGCACTATCCACGACCCCTCCGGCGACTCACCGTCCGCTTCCGTGCGCATCACGTCTGCTGCCTCCGTTCAAGCTTCTGACCAACAATCCTCGACAACTCGGGCTGATCCCGCCTGGGGCCTCATGAACGGCATCGTCGGTACCGCCCCAATGGGGGCCATGTATGTCCGCGCCCTCTACGACTACGAGGCCGACGATCGCACTAGTCTCAGTTTCCACGAAGGAGATGTAATTCAAGTCATCACCCAGCTCGAGAGCGGCTGGTGGGATGGCGTTATAAATGGTGTTCGAGGCTGGTTCCCTAGCAACTACTGTCAGCTTATCACGAGTCCCGACGATATACCTGACGGCGCCCACAATGGAACCTTTGACGCTGTCGAGGATGATGCCGAAGATCCTGAGATGTACGACGACCAATATGACCAAGACGACGACTCCGAACAAGACGGCCCTATCGCGTTGCCCCTCGAGGGGACCGACGGAGGAGATAGTTCGAGGGCCGATTTTTGGATTCCACAAGCTACCCCCGACGGGCGCTTGTTCTATTACAATATGATGACAGGAGACCGCAGCATGGAACTGCCCCTGGAGTCTCCCGTATCTTCAAACGAGACTGGTCCACGAGATCGAATGAATGTCAATATCCCCGACAAAACCAGGCCACCTCCTGAGATGATGGCCCGTGGTTTGACTCAagatgaggacgacgagTATCTGACGTCCGCATCCGAGGCCGAGGGCGACTCATCTAGACTGGCCTCACGTCGTTCCAAG CATACTAAACGTGCCTCTTTCGGTGCCTTATCCCCATCAACTTCCATGGACTCCATCAATGGCGCATCGCCTGTTGGCCGTCTGCGAAATGGCGCCTCGTCCAATGGCCACCTTGCTGCAGGACAGGTCCCTAATATAGCATCCGCGACCTCTTTTACTAGCACCACCTATAACTTACCGACTACAGCTACAGTTCCTCGATCGTTTTTCGACGACGGCTCTACGCCTTCACTTAGCTGGACTCTTCTTGTCTCTAATATGCGACGTGCTATCGATCGGTATCGGGAAGCCATCATGAACAATAACCGCTCAGAATACGTAGCAAAAGCCGAAGACATATCTGACCATCTACGACTGCTACTTGCCGCTGGGTCAGGGACTACCGATAACCACTCTGGTCAGCCATCTATTATTTCAACGAACAAGGCTCTCTATCCTCACTTTCGAGACATGATGTCCAAATTCTCCAAGCTCGTAATCTCTTCTCATATAGCAGCTGCAGACTGGCCCAATGCCGAATCTATCCAGAAATGCCTCCAGGAAGCTGACGGAGTTCTCATGGGCGTATACAGCTATGTGGAAGTGGCTCGACAACAACGAGGCGAGGAAATTCCTCGACTCTTCCCAGGCTTTGTGATTGGTAGTAATACAGGTGGAAGTTGGCAAAACAACGGCTTGGGCCCTCGAGATGAAATCACAGCCAACTTCctcgaagatgaagagggcgTTGTAGAGCCAACTGCAATTCTCGACAACAAGATGCTTGAGCGACTGGACGAACAGAAGCGTATTTTGGTATCCAGCATCCGAGAGCTCGACAAGAGCCTGGTCGTCCTAGAGAAAATCGTTACACCCTACAGGCATGAAGTTATCGGAAACAATGTTTGTTTTGCCGGTGGTAGGGTACTCGACACATTCAGACAATGGATTGCCATGATCGAATCGATCGATTTGTCTTCCCTTGGCAACAGCTTCCAGACGCCTCAGTTAGCTGACCTCGGAACACACAAGCAGAGCCTTTACGACAATATCTCTGATCTTATTCTTGGATGTCAAGCTGTCGCCGGACCCTTGGCTGATGAATGGTCCGAAGTCCGTGGTGAAGCACTGGAAAACCGTCTGGAATATGTCAGACAATGTGCCAGAGCCCTGGAAACTAACTCTTCACATATCGGATTCTCACTTCAACTATTGTCTGAACAGGTTCAAATCAACATGCAACAACATCAGGCTGAAGTACGACCTCGGGAGAATTCTTTTGTTCGAAGCACCCTGCAACGAGGCGAGACAATGCCTTATGACCGACCACACCAGCGAACAGAATCAAGGACTGCTCCTGTACGACCGCCACTTATCACATCACAATCTTTCACCGAAGGCGAGCCTGCTCCTGGCAATATGCGCAGAGGCGATTattccaaggtcaagaagatatTTGGCGAAGATCCTTCGCCTCAAGTTCCAGTGACCGAAGATACACCAGAATTCTTACTCCTAGATTATGAACATGAAGTCTCCTGGGACAGCAAGACCTCACCACCTACTGTTAAGGGAGGATCtctccttgcccttgttgaACAGTTAACTCGTCACGACAAGCTCGATTCGAACTTCAACAATACCTTCCTTCTCACTTACCGATCATTCACAACAGCTCGGGAACTTTTCGAGATGCTTATCAAACGATTCAACATCCAACCGCCAGAAGGTCTGTCACAGGCGGATTTCGAGATTTGGAGGGACCGAAAGCAAAAGCTTATTCGCTTCCGTGTTGTTAACATTCTAAAGAATTGGTTCGATAATTTCTGGATGGAGGATTACAACGACGAGTCAAAACAACTTGTTCGTGATGTCTACAGTTTCGCTAAAGACACAGTCAAATCTACAGAAACTCCTGGTTCAGCACCCTTAATGGCGGTCCTTGATCAGAGGCTCAGTGGAAAGGAGGCTGGCGCTCGCAGGATGATTCAAACAGTGAACCAGAACACGCCAACGCCGATCATGCCCAAgaacatgaagaagctcaagttcTTGGATATTGACGTCGTTGAGTTTGCCCGCCAGCTCACCATTGTCGAATCCCGCTTGTACGGCAAGGTTAAGGCGACAGAATGTCTGAACAAGACGTGGCAGAAGAAGGTCCCTGAGGGCGAGCCTGATTTGGCCCCCAACGTTAAAGCGCTTATCCTCCACTCTAACCAGATGACCAACTGGGTCGCTGAGATGATTCTGGCGCAAATGGAAGTCAAGAAGCGAGTGGTTGTTATCAAGCACTTCGTTTCTGTTGCTGAC CGTTGCCGCTCCCTGAACAACTTCTCAACACTAACATCGATTATTTCCGCATTGGGCACTGCACCCATCGCTCGTCTTAAGCGAACATGGGACCAGGTACCCCAACGTACACACGCTACATTAGAATCGATGCGGCGGGTGATGGCAAGCACCAAGAACTTCGGAGAGTACCGAGAGGCTCTTCATGCAGCCAACCCCCCTTGTATCCCTTTCTTCG GTGTCTATTTAACTGATCTGACATTCATTGAGGATGGCATTCCgtccatcatcaagaagactAACCTCATTAACTTTGCTAAACGTGCCAAAACTGCTGAGGTCATTCGCGATATTCAGCAGTATCAGAACGTGGGGTACTCACTGCAACCAGTGCCTGAGCTGCAAGATTACATCTTGAACAACATGCAGGCCGCTGGGGATGTTCACGAGATGTATGACAAGAGTTTGCAAGTTGAGCCTCGTGAGCgagaggatgagaagattgTGAG GGTCTTGGCCGAGTCTGGGTTCCTATAA
- a CDS encoding hypothetical protein (At least one base has a quality score < 10), protein MLKIQTAAVPPSIHSSRTIHDPSGDSPSASVRITSAASVQASDQQSSTTRADPAWGLMNGIVGTAPMGAMYVRALYDYEADDRTSLSFHEGDVIQVITQLESGWWDGVINGVRGWFPSNYCQLITSPDDIPDGAHNGTFDAVEDDAEDPEMYDDQYDQDDDSEQDGPIALPLEGTDGGDSSRADFWIPQATPDGRLFYYNMMTGDRSMELPLESPVSSNETGPRDRMNVNIPDKTRPPPEMMARGLTQDEDDEYLTSASEAEGDSSRLASRRSKHTKRASFGALSPSTSMDSINGASPVGRLRNGASSNGHLAAGQVPNIASATSFTSTTYNLPTTATVPRSFFDDGSTPSLSWTLLVSNMRRAIDRYREAIMNNNRSEYVAKAEDISDHLRLLLAAGSGTTDNHSGQPSIISTNKALYPHFRDMMSKFSKLVISSHIAAADWPNAESIQKCLQEADGVLMGVYSYVEVARQQRGEEIPRLFPGFVIGSNTGGSWQNNGLGPRDEITANFLEDEEGVVEPTAILDNKMLERLDEQKRILVSSIRELDKSLVVLEKIVTPYRHEVIGNNVCFAGGRVLDTFRQWIAMIESIDLSSLGNSFQTPQLADLGTHKQSLYDNISDLILGCQAVAGPLADEWSEVRGEALENRLEYVRQCARALETNSSHIGFSLQLLSEQVQINMQQHQAEVRPRENSFVRSTLQRGETMPYDRPHQRTESRTAPVRPPLITSQSFTEGEPAPGNMRRGDYSKVKKIFGEDPSPQVPVTEDTPEFLLLDYEHEVSWDSKTSPPTVKGGSLLALVEQLTRHDKLDSNFNNTFLLTYRSFTTARELFEMLIKRFNIQPPEGLSQADFEIWRDRKQKLIRFRVVNILKNWFDNFWMEDYNDESKQLVRDVYSFAKDTVKSTETPGSAPLMAVLDQRLSGKEAGARRMIQTVNQNTPTPIMPKNMKKLKFLDIDVVEFARQLTIVESRLYGKVKATECLNKTWQKKVPEGEPDLAPNVKALILHSNQMTNWVAEMILAQMEVKKRVVVIKHFVSVADVSN, encoded by the exons ATGCTCAAGATACAGACCGCCGCCGTGCCGCCAAGTATCCACTCTTCGCGCACTATCCACGACCCCTCCGGCGACTCACCGTCCGCTTCCGTGCGCATCACGTCTGCTGCCTCCGTTCAAGCTTCTGACCAACAATCCTCGACAACTCGGGCTGATCCCGCCTGGGGCCTCATGAACGGCATCGTCGGTACCGCCCCAATGGGGGCCATGTATGTCCGCGCCCTCTACGACTACGAGGCCGACGATCGCACTAGTCTCAGTTTCCACGAAGGAGATGTAATTCAAGTCATCACCCAGCTCGAGAGCGGCTGGTGGGATGGCGTTATAAATGGTGTTCGAGGCTGGTTCCCTAGCAACTACTGTCAGCTTATCACGAGTCCCGACGATATACCTGACGGCGCCCACAATGGAACCTTTGACGCTGTCGAGGATGATGCCGAAGATCCTGAGATGTACGACGACCAATATGACCAAGACGACGACTCCGAACAAGACGGCCCTATCGCGTTGCCCCTCGAGGGGACCGACGGAGGAGATAGTTCGAGGGCCGATTTTTGGATTCCACAAGCTACCCCCGACGGGCGCTTGTTCTATTACAATATGATGACAGGAGACCGCAGCATGGAACTGCCCCTGGAGTCTCCCGTATCTTCAAACGAGACTGGTCCACGAGATCGAATGAATGTCAATATCCCCGACAAAACCAGGCCACCTCCTGAGATGATGGCCCGTGGTTTGACTCAagatgaggacgacgagTATCTGACGTCCGCATCCGAGGCCGAGGGCGACTCATCTAGACTGGCCTCACGTCGTTCCAAG CATACTAAACGTGCCTCTTTCGGTGCCTTATCCCCATCAACTTCCATGGACTCCATCAATGGCGCATCGCCTGTTGGCCGTCTGCGAAATGGCGCCTCGTCCAATGGCCACCTTGCTGCAGGACAGGTCCCTAATATAGCATCCGCGACCTCTTTTACTAGCACCACCTATAACTTACCGACTACAGCTACAGTTCCTCGATCGTTTTTCGACGACGGCTCTACGCCTTCACTTAGCTGGACTCTTCTTGTCTCTAATATGCGACGTGCTATCGATCGGTATCGGGAAGCCATCATGAACAATAACCGCTCAGAATACGTAGCAAAAGCCGAAGACATATCTGACCATCTACGACTGCTACTTGCCGCTGGGTCAGGGACTACCGATAACCACTCTGGTCAGCCATCTATTATTTCAACGAACAAGGCTCTCTATCCTCACTTTCGAGACATGATGTCCAAATTCTCCAAGCTCGTAATCTCTTCTCATATAGCAGCTGCAGACTGGCCCAATGCCGAATCTATCCAGAAATGCCTCCAGGAAGCTGACGGAGTTCTCATGGGCGTATACAGCTATGTGGAAGTGGCTCGACAACAACGAGGCGAGGAAATTCCTCGACTCTTCCCAGGCTTTGTGATTGGTAGTAATACAGGTGGAAGTTGGCAAAACAACGGCTTGGGCCCTCGAGATGAAATCACAGCCAACTTCctcgaagatgaagagggcgTTGTAGAGCCAACTGCAATTCTCGACAACAAGATGCTTGAGCGACTGGACGAACAGAAGCGTATTTTGGTATCCAGCATCCGAGAGCTCGACAAGAGCCTGGTCGTCCTAGAGAAAATCGTTACACCCTACAGGCATGAAGTTATCGGAAACAATGTTTGTTTTGCCGGTGGTAGGGTACTCGACACATTCAGACAATGGATTGCCATGATCGAATCGATCGATTTGTCTTCCCTTGGCAACAGCTTCCAGACGCCTCAGTTAGCTGACCTCGGAACACACAAGCAGAGCCTTTACGACAATATCTCTGATCTTATTCTTGGATGTCAAGCTGTCGCCGGACCCTTGGCTGATGAATGGTCCGAAGTCCGTGGTGAAGCACTGGAAAACCGTCTGGAATATGTCAGACAATGTGCCAGAGCCCTGGAAACTAACTCTTCACATATCGGATTCTCACTTCAACTATTGTCTGAACAGGTTCAAATCAACATGCAACAACATCAGGCTGAAGTACGACCTCGGGAGAATTCTTTTGTTCGAAGCACCCTGCAACGAGGCGAGACAATGCCTTATGACCGACCACACCAGCGAACAGAATCAAGGACTGCTCCTGTACGACCGCCACTTATCACATCACAATCTTTCACCGAAGGCGAGCCTGCTCCTGGCAATATGCGCAGAGGCGATTattccaaggtcaagaagatatTTGGCGAAGATCCTTCGCCTCAAGTTCCAGTGACCGAAGATACACCAGAATTCTTACTCCTAGATTATGAACATGAAGTCTCCTGGGACAGCAAGACCTCACCACCTACTGTTAAGGGAGGATCtctccttgcccttgttgaACAGTTAACTCGTCACGACAAGCTCGATTCGAACTTCAACAATACCTTCCTTCTCACTTACCGATCATTCACAACAGCTCGGGAACTTTTCGAGATGCTTATCAAACGATTCAACATCCAACCGCCAGAAGGTCTGTCACAGGCGGATTTCGAGATTTGGAGGGACCGAAAGCAAAAGCTTATTCGCTTCCGTGTTGTTAACATTCTAAAGAATTGGTTCGATAATTTCTGGATGGAGGATTACAACGACGAGTCAAAACAACTTGTTCGTGATGTCTACAGTTTCGCTAAAGACACAGTCAAATCTACAGAAACTCCTGGTTCAGCACCCTTAATGGCGGTCCTTGATCAGAGGCTCAGTGGAAAGGAGGCTGGCGCTCGCAGGATGATTCAAACAGTGAACCAGAACACGCCAACGCCGATCATGCCCAAgaacatgaagaagctcaagttcTTGGATATTGACGTCGTTGAGTTTGCCCGCCAGCTCACCATTGTCGAATCCCGCTTGTACGGCAAGGTTAAGGCGACAGAATGTCTGAACAAGACGTGGCAGAAGAAGGTCCCTGAGGGCGAGCCTGATTTGGCCCCCAACGTTAAAGCGCTTATCCTCCACTCTAACCAGATGACCAACTGGGTCGCTGAGATGATTCTGGCGCAAATGGAAGTCAAGAAGCGAGTGGTTGTTATCAAGCACTTCGTTTCTGTTGCTGACGTGAGTAACTAA